The following proteins are encoded in a genomic region of Montipora foliosa isolate CH-2021 chromosome 8, ASM3666993v2, whole genome shotgun sequence:
- the LOC137968959 gene encoding uncharacterized protein, which yields MSIDSAPDEPPKCGRLEFRGVEVAYLNIDGEFMLPLAELLALVLPSTPRTTLFTRMEKMKVRRHFCQPEEIKLLKTVNGIHGSSANCTLLSKTEVERYFSIYIDNLAEQSNESNKLISSEDITNAPKTNSEESEAAKCKAKLNMQSAYRNNKEIPKKLTPPQKHKKSTHLKVKHKMPKISNSVKVKSAPLSVSLCNETIADTDGRASIEETSCAVSFDKCVEDILPVASESHRSASHVSNCSQTHPLLNNNKRLKKRDKKFDSALNKEGKSSRAKKRLSSDNEIKQEFEAPLKIPKWCAPNGLKQPNACEFHAARKSQKSDGDGLISDCSSVDSGFASTALSNASTPTKTDFSAVELSGLLRKDEEAIREHECSPLRPPKLKTPSKSSCGQNYGKSLTLSPPALVLKRYEDSWQVEQKSPDKDVNCLHKRNLKFKKKKARRGELSSHFDETCGHVKTNSSHEQVRKRRKRRKSLNLREETWTTNGLIIGENADVPGLRNTKKKRKQKNSISREVTSLNGNVHDEEEIGGICKTAKTRNIERLSEEKQNLTKCLTANELSKCALLGDEKVLDKLVGDALDNFFGRKTKKKTPQPVLDSSSAGPTPKKPKVVGPKKPVLKTNSSFKLLNLFPVTSQLSIEDGGLCPVFTMSCPEGVRPPTSHPLWKWSLGGPVFSDPAPQFLKPRPVPNPKKTLCSCQMTEAANKERSLLKRKGRKGFSESKQPITLPSVPITASCANGTVCLGLGESDVSRCSTTPHGFSSPSVKIL from the coding sequence ATGAGCATAGATTCGGCTCCAGACGAACCCCCAAAATGCGGAAGACTAGAATTTAGGGGAGTTGAAGTTGCGTATCTGAATATCGACGGAGAATTCATGTTACCCTTAGCCGAACTATTGGCTTTGGTTCTACCGTCGACACCTAGAACTACGTTATTTACTAGAATGGAAAAGATGAAAGTTCGCAGACATTTCTGCCAGccagaagaaatcaaactgCTAAAGACAGTCAATGGAATTCACGGTTCATCAGCGAACTGTACCTTGCTTTCAAAGACAGAGGTTGAAAGATATTTTTCTATTTACATCGATAACTTAGCGGAACAGAGTAATGAGAGTAACAAATTAATAAGTTCAGAGGATATAACGAATGCGCCGAAGACCAACAGTGAAGAAAGCGAAGCGGCTAAGTGCAAAGCAAAGCTGAATATGCAATCCGCCTATCgtaacaacaaagaaatcccAAAGAAATTAACGCCTcctcaaaaacacaaaaaatcaACTCATCTTAAAGTAAAACACAAGATGCCGAAGATCTCGAACTCCGTGAAAGTGAAATCGGCGCCCTTGTCTGTTTCTCTGTGCAACGAAACAATAGCAGACACTGACGGCCGCGCATCCATTGAAGAAACCTCGTGTGCCGTGAGCTTTGACAAATGCGTCGAAGACATTCTTCCCGTTGCGTCAGAATCACACCGCTCGGCTTCCCATGTATCGAACTGTTCGCAAACACATCCATTGCTTAATAACAACAAACGATTGAAGAAGCGTGACAAAAAATTCGACTCAGCATTGAACAAAGAAGGAAAATCGTCTCGGGCAAAGAAAAGGCTTTCAAGTGATAACGAAATCAAGCAGGAATTCGAAGCGCCATTAAAAATTCCTAAGTGGTGCGCACCAAATGGACTAAAGCAACCGAACGCTTGTGAATTTCATGCTGCGCGCAAATCGCAAAAGAGCGATGGAGACGGCCTAATTTCCGACTGCTCGTCTGTTGATAGCGGGTTTGCCTCAACTGCCTTATCAAATGCAAGTACACCAACGAAGACTGATTTTTCAGCTGTCGAGTTGAGCGGGCTTCTGAGGAAAGACGAAGAAGCTATTAGAGAACACGAATGCTCTCCGCTTAGACCACCAAAGCTTAAAACGCCATCAAAAAGCAGCTGCGGACAAAATTACGGAAAAAGTCTTACGTTGTCGCCACCGGCACTCGTATTGAAGCGTTACGAAGATTCGTGGCAAGTTGAACAAAAAAGCCCCGATAAAGATGTAAACTGTTTGCATAAGAGGAACCTAAAATttaagaagaagaaagcacgAAGGGGTGAATTGTCTTCGCACTTTGACGAAACTTGCGGTCACGTTAAAACAAATTCATCGCACGAACAAGTGAGAAAGAGGAGAAAACGACGGAAATCTCTAAATTTAAGAGAGGAAACATGGACTACCAACGGCTTAATCATCGGAGAAAACGCAGACGTTCCAGGATTaagaaacacaaagaaaaagcgAAAGCAAAAGAACTCTATCAGTCGTGAAGTGACTTCGTTGAACGGCAATGTGCATGATGAAGAAGAAATTGGTGGTATTTGCAAAACAGCTAAAACAAGGAACATAGAGAGACTTTCAgaggaaaagcaaaatttgacGAAGTGTTTGACTGCAAATGAGCTAAGCAAATGCGCTTTGTTGGGGGACGAAAAGGTTCTGGATAAATTAGTCGGGGATGCATTAGACAATTTTTTTGGTcggaaaacaaagaagaaaacccCACAACCAGTGTTGGACAGTTCGTCAGCTGGTCCAACGCCGAAGAAACCAAAAGTCGTTGGacccaaaaaacctgttttaAAGACCAACAGTAGTTTCAAATTATTAAACTTGTTTCCTGTAACATCGCAGTTGAGTATTGAAGACGGTGGTTTGTGTCCAGTTTTCACTATGTCGTGCCCTGAAGGGGTTCGACCTCCAACGTCTCATCCTCTTTGGAAGTGGAGTCTGGGAGGACCAGTTTTTAGCGATCCGGCTCCACAATTCCTCAAACCAAGACCTGTACCGAATCCGAAGAAAACGCTGTGTAGCTGCCAGATGACAGAAGCTGCCAACaaggagagaagcctgttgaaaAGGAAAGGGCGAAAGGGATTTTCGGAGTCGAAACAACCGATAACGCTTCCATCTGTTCCCATAACTGCTAGTTGTGCGAATGGAACTGTTTGTCTGGGACTTGGTGAGTCTGATGTGTCTAGGTGCAGTACAACTCCACACGgtttttcttctccttcagtCAAAATTTTATAG